The Pseudomonas nunensis genome includes the window GGCCGACGCTGCTTCCGTTGAAGAAGAGCGCACCTGGCTGGTCAACGCGATCGATCGCGACCAACGCATGCTGCCTCAGTTGGAACAGGCTCTGGAACGCATCAAAGAAGACAGCTTCGGCTGGTGCGACGACAGCGGCGAGGCCATTGGCCTGAAACGCCTGCTGATCAGCCCGACCACCAAGTACTGCATCGAAGCTCAAGAGCGCCACGAGCAAATCGACAAGCACCAGCGTCAGGCTTGATTCGGTAACGCCCACTTCGCGGGCAAGCCTCGCTCCTACACACATCCTGTAGGAGCAAGGCTTGCCCGCGAAGCTTTTTGCCGTCTGAAAATCCCCCGCACTTTTGTTGACCTGCTGCAACATCCACTACTAACGGACCATAGATAATGGCCCATTAGTGGCGTTTAATGCAGTCACAACAAATAGAAAACGCATGGGGTGACGAAGATGACGAGAGACGGATCTCTGGTTGGGCATGTGCCTGCACCAGTGCTTGCGCCGAAAAACCTGTGGCTGACGCCGACCTTGCAAAGCATCGCCCTGGTGCTGTTGCTCTGTGGCATGACTTTGGGTGGCGCATCGCTTTATATCGGCCTGCCCGTGGCCGTGCTGATCATCTGGCTGCCGCGCCTACGTTCGCGCGCGATCCCCGATTTAATCCCCGTCGACAGCTCAAGCGCGATCGCCGAGCTAACCCGCGACCTTTCCTACACCACCAGTCATAACGCGTTGTCCGCTGCGGGCGTGGCGTTTTCGGTCAAGCAACTGGCCGAGAAGGTGCAATCGCAACTCGATGCGGCCAAGCGGATCGTCAGCAACGCTGAAGTGATGATCTCCACCGAGCAAGCCACATCGACGCTCAGCCGAGAAGCTTTGACCGCTGCCAGTGAGGCCCACGAGAGCAGTGCTGCCGGGCGCACCGAACTGATCGAATCGATCTCGCGCATGCATCAGCTCAGCCAGCGCGCCAGTGCCAGTCGTGAATTGATCGAAGCCCTGAGCCTGCGCAGCGATGACATTCAGCGGGTGACCTTGGTGATCCAGTCCATCGCCAGCCAGACCAACCTGCTGGCACTGAATGCTGCCATCGAAGCGGCGCGGGCCGGGGAGCACGGTCGCGGGTTTGCCGTGGTGGCGGATGAGGTTCGCGGTCTGGCCGCGCGCACGGCGACAGCCACCGGCGAAGTCGGGGAGATGGTCGCCGACATCCAGCAACGTACCGCGCAAGTGGTGGAGCAGATCCGCCAGCTCTCCAGCGACCTCGACGTCGGCGTCAAACAGGTGGAGCACACCGGCCAGCATCTGGAAAACATCGCGCGGCTGGCCGCCGGTGTCGAACATCAGGTCGGGGAAATCGCTCGGGGCGCCGACACTAACCGCGAGCAACTCGACAGCCTGTTTCATGCCATCGAACAGATGCGCAGCGATTTGGCGATCAGCGATCAACAGACCCAGCACCTGGCCAAGGCAGCGGTGCAGATGGAAGGGCAGGCCGAAACCATCAGCGAGCGCCTGGCCGAGGTCGGGCTCGACGACTATCACCAACGGATTTATGACTTGGCCCGGGAAGGTGCGAGTCAAATTGCTGCGCGGTTTGAGGCGGATATCGATCAGGGTCGGGTCAGTCTTGATGACCTGTTCGATCGCAATTACCAGGCGATTCCCAACACCAGCCCGGCCAAGTTCCAGACACGTTTCGACCGTTACACCGATCAGGTGCTGCCAGCGATCCAGGAACCGTTGCTACCGCGCCATGAAGGTTTAGTGTTCGCCATCGCCTGCACGCAGCAGGGTTATGTGCCGACCCATAACACGGTGTTCAGCCAGCCGCTGACCGGTGATGCGCAGGTCGACACCCTGCAGAACCGCACCAAACGCAAGTTCGCCGACCGCACCGGGATTCGCTGCGGCAGTCATCAGCAACCGGTACTGTTGCAGACCTACACCCGTGATACTGGTGAATTGATGCACGATTTGTCGGTGCCGATCATGCTCAAGGGAAGGCATTGGGGTGGGTTGCGGTTGGGGTATAAACCGGAAAAACCACGCTAGGCGCGTGGTCCTGTATGGCAAGGTTTCGCCTGTAGCAGCTGCCGAGGTACGAGGCTGCGTTCGGCTGCGCAGCAGTCGTAAAACCTGAGCATGCGGTCTTCCTGAAACACCGCGTAGCCTGATTTCACGACTGCTGCGCAGCCGAACGCAGCCTCGTACCTCGACAGCTGCTACGGGCGAACGCAGGCTTGTACCTCGACAGCTGCTACAAGGTGGGGGGGGTTGCCTAGTGAACCTGATGCATCCGCAGGTTCAGATCATCCACCACTCGCGCCCAGTCTGCGTCTTCACGCAATTGTTCTTTCAGGAACCCGGCTTGTTGCGGGGTCCAGAATTCGGCGTCGATCAGTTTTTTGTCGTCGGGAAGCGGTGAATGGCTGGCGATGAAATCGTCGATGGCCT containing:
- a CDS encoding TraR/DksA family transcriptional regulator, giving the protein MTKDKLLAMPADDYMNAEQHAFFYELLQNMKVETHERIEQNRIAIESLDTPADPADAASVEEERTWLVNAIDRDQRMLPQLEQALERIKEDSFGWCDDSGEAIGLKRLLISPTTKYCIEAQERHEQIDKHQRQA
- a CDS encoding methyl-accepting chemotaxis protein, which encodes MISTEQATSTLSREALTAASEAHESSAAGRTELIESISRMHQLSQRASASRELIEALSLRSDDIQRVTLVIQSIASQTNLLALNAAIEAARAGEHGRGFAVVADEVRGLAARTATATGEVGEMVADIQQRTAQVVEQIRQLSSDLDVGVKQVEHTGQHLENIARLAAGVEHQVGEIARGADTNREQLDSLFHAIEQMRSDLAISDQQTQHLAKAAVQMEGQAETISERLAEVGLDDYHQRIYDLAREGASQIAARFEADIDQGRVSLDDLFDRNYQAIPNTSPAKFQTRFDRYTDQVLPAIQEPLLPRHEGLVFAIACTQQGYVPTHNTVFSQPLTGDAQVDTLQNRTKRKFADRTGIRCGSHQQPVLLQTYTRDTGELMHDLSVPIMLKGRHWGGLRLGYKPEKPR
- a CDS encoding DUF2789 domain-containing protein, producing the protein MDSPTHDLKGLFDQLGLDSSEKAIDDFIASHSPLPDDKKLIDAEFWTPQQAGFLKEQLREDADWARVVDDLNLRMHQVH